In a genomic window of Maricaulis maris MCS10:
- a CDS encoding DUF2794 domain-containing protein: MQTVSPTARPKPEPVMWTRRELDTILRVYGRFVAQGEWKDYAIDGLRTEAVFSIFRRHSEMPMFSVIKTPADANRQGQFKVVSVSGQILKRGHDLTQVMTVFDKKKFRVID, encoded by the coding sequence GTGCAGACAGTATCCCCGACGGCGAGGCCCAAACCGGAACCGGTGATGTGGACGCGGCGCGAACTCGACACCATCCTGCGTGTCTACGGACGTTTCGTCGCCCAGGGCGAGTGGAAGGATTATGCGATTGACGGTTTGCGCACTGAAGCCGTGTTCTCGATCTTCCGGCGCCATAGCGAAATGCCGATGTTCTCGGTGATCAAGACGCCCGCCGACGCCAATCGCCAGGGCCAGTTCAAGGTGGTTTCAGTCAGCGGGCAGATCCTCAAGCGCGGCCACGATCTCACCCAGGTGATGACGGTGTTCGACAAGAAGAAATTCCGCGTGATCGACTGA
- a CDS encoding VOC family protein: protein MRLNQITIPVSEIARSKAFYERLGFRLLVNSPHYCRFLAPQGDTTFSLHVDESVQPGAVIYLEADDVDAEFRRLQTAGFRFETSPRDESWLWREAVLLDPDGHKIKLYHAGKNRIDPPWRVACDTRSDD, encoded by the coding sequence ATGCGCCTTAACCAGATTACCATCCCGGTTTCCGAAATCGCCCGGTCAAAAGCTTTTTACGAACGCCTCGGATTTCGCCTGCTGGTCAACAGCCCCCATTATTGTCGATTTCTGGCCCCACAGGGCGATACGACGTTCTCGCTGCATGTCGACGAATCGGTTCAGCCGGGCGCGGTCATCTATCTCGAGGCGGATGATGTGGATGCGGAATTCCGGCGCTTGCAGACGGCGGGCTTCCGATTCGAGACCTCACCGCGCGATGAAAGCTGGCTCTGGCGCGAGGCTGTCCTGCTCGACCCCGACGGTCACAAGATCAAGCTCTACCACGCCGGCAAGAACCGGATCGACCCGCCCTGGAGGGTTGCTTGCGATACCCGGTCCGACGACTGA
- a CDS encoding Bax inhibitor-1 family protein, which produces MNDFSRTYSGAGTLDMSVDAGLRKFMLGVYNKMGLGLLLSAAIAYAVGTYPPLTQLVFGTPLLFVVQWGPLALLFGSMFFMRNPSPAGSAILYWAIVVLIGASLSFWVIIASQNQVVQSVGGRSLAIDFGTIAQAFVITAGSFMALSVFGYTTKRNLMPLQNFLFMAMFGAIALGLMNAFFFQSGMLELLLQFGVLLLMAGVVAWQTQTLKVTYYQIAGDQRSMAVMTNMGALNLYIAFVNMFQIILSLLGSRE; this is translated from the coding sequence ATGAATGATTTTTCCCGCACCTATTCCGGCGCCGGCACGCTGGACATGTCGGTGGATGCCGGCCTGCGCAAGTTCATGCTCGGCGTTTACAACAAGATGGGCCTCGGCCTGCTGCTGTCGGCGGCGATCGCTTACGCTGTGGGCACCTACCCGCCCCTGACACAGCTGGTTTTCGGCACGCCCTTGCTGTTCGTGGTTCAGTGGGGTCCGTTGGCCCTGTTGTTCGGCTCGATGTTCTTCATGCGCAATCCATCACCGGCCGGCTCGGCGATCCTTTACTGGGCCATTGTCGTTCTGATCGGCGCCAGTCTGAGCTTCTGGGTCATCATCGCCTCCCAGAACCAGGTTGTTCAATCAGTTGGAGGCCGCAGCCTGGCGATTGATTTCGGAACAATTGCTCAGGCCTTCGTGATCACGGCCGGTTCATTCATGGCGCTCTCGGTGTTTGGTTATACGACCAAACGCAATCTGATGCCGCTGCAGAACTTCCTGTTCATGGCGATGTTCGGTGCGATTGCACTGGGCCTGATGAACGCCTTCTTCTTCCAGTCCGGCATGCTCGAGCTTTTGCTTCAGTTTGGCGTCCTGCTGCTGATGGCGGGCGTCGTTGCCTGGCAGACCCAGACACTGAAAGTCACTTACTACCAGATTGCTGGTGACCAGCGCTCAATGGCCGTGATGACGAATATGGGCGCGCTGAACCTCTACATCGCCTTCGTCAACATGTTCCAGATCATCCTGTCTTTGCTCGGTAGCCGCGAATAG
- a CDS encoding ABC transporter ATP-binding protein, whose protein sequence is MLVADQLIKDFGSFRAVQGVSFTLERGEVLGFLGPNGAGKTTTMRMLAGGLEADGGSASIAGYDCTAQRLEAQSRLGYLPEGAPAYPAMTPRSFVMFGLRARGFSGESLKRATGLALERANLGAMADHPIGTLSKGYKRRAALAAAIAHDPAVLILDEPTDGLDPNQKDGVRQLIRDMAPEKAIIISTHILEEVPAVCSRAIVIDQGRILFDGTPNALAASGPDRTVDGAFRSLTQAAADARGAA, encoded by the coding sequence ATGCTGGTTGCCGATCAACTCATCAAGGATTTCGGGTCCTTCCGTGCGGTCCAGGGAGTGAGTTTCACCCTGGAGCGCGGTGAAGTGCTCGGCTTTCTCGGACCCAATGGTGCGGGCAAGACCACCACCATGCGCATGCTTGCCGGCGGGCTTGAGGCAGATGGCGGAAGCGCCTCGATTGCGGGCTATGATTGCACTGCCCAGCGCCTCGAGGCCCAGTCGCGCCTGGGTTATCTTCCCGAAGGCGCGCCGGCCTATCCCGCCATGACGCCGCGCAGCTTTGTCATGTTCGGACTGCGGGCCCGTGGCTTTTCCGGTGAGTCCCTGAAACGCGCGACCGGCCTGGCCTTGGAGCGTGCCAACCTGGGCGCCATGGCCGATCACCCGATCGGCACGTTGTCCAAGGGCTATAAACGCCGCGCTGCGCTCGCCGCCGCCATCGCTCATGATCCGGCCGTGCTGATCCTGGATGAGCCGACCGACGGGCTCGATCCGAACCAGAAAGATGGCGTGCGCCAGCTGATCCGGGACATGGCGCCGGAGAAGGCGATCATCATCTCGACTCATATTCTCGAGGAAGTTCCGGCCGTGTGTTCGCGGGCCATTGTCATCGACCAGGGTCGCATCCTGTTTGACGGAACGCCGAACGCGCTTGCCGCCTCGGGTCCGGACAGGACCGTCGACGGCGCCTTCCGCAGTCTGACGCAGGCGGCTGCAGATGCCAGGGGGGCGGCGTGA
- a CDS encoding GldG family protein yields the protein MKRSLFLPLMVISLIVVFLAGNGLAGRWLGSARLDLTQDGLYRLSEGSVAVMDRLEEPVEWHFYYSRADAAQYPAIRAYATRVRQFLNAYADRSGGRIRVVEIDPEPFSDDEDAALAAGLTAMPSDGGDRLFLGLVARNSVDDVAVIPLFREEAEARLEYALTRLIVDIERPQRPRLAILTSLPLSPDEGAPNTFIAELNAAYDLVWLSRDFDTIPEAAALLILHPGALTEAQYYLVDQFALERGRVLAFIDPLAHVALRPGPDGLPPLNARRASDLGPLLPRWGVSYDRETVSMDRQLGLPVEIVEADGRARRRAYPLWFSLGPGQISQTDLSTATLDLGLNFGSPGALQAASVPNLRVTPLLATSPEGALLDADIAAGAPGPDALLQDYEAAPEPPVLAVRVTGSIETAFPDGPPAGDVAFNPGDHRQVSAAPVDIVIVADVDWLDDSYYVRNDPGAGTQFVADNMTLALNLTDMAAGDPALVNLRSRTPSVRPMTRVEDLRADAEARYIETQDQLESEIAEAEARLDVLLGSGQASALLSDSRQSDREEAIRLREQISRTREQLRSIERDFRRDIDALNADLQFWTIGVPPALVILFGVAGLFVRRRRRRA from the coding sequence ATGAAACGCTCGCTTTTTCTGCCCCTGATGGTGATCAGCCTGATTGTCGTGTTTCTGGCGGGCAACGGACTGGCAGGTCGCTGGCTGGGAAGTGCGCGACTGGACCTGACCCAGGACGGCCTCTACCGGCTGTCGGAAGGGTCGGTTGCCGTCATGGACCGGCTCGAAGAGCCTGTGGAATGGCATTTTTACTATTCACGGGCCGATGCGGCGCAATATCCGGCAATCCGGGCGTATGCGACGCGTGTGCGTCAATTCCTCAACGCTTATGCAGATCGATCGGGCGGCCGTATCCGTGTTGTCGAGATCGATCCGGAGCCGTTTTCAGATGACGAGGATGCGGCACTGGCGGCGGGGCTGACGGCCATGCCGAGCGACGGCGGGGACCGTCTGTTCTTGGGCCTGGTGGCGCGGAACTCGGTTGACGATGTGGCGGTCATTCCGCTTTTCAGGGAAGAGGCCGAGGCCCGGCTCGAATACGCCCTCACGCGTTTGATTGTCGACATCGAACGACCGCAGCGCCCACGCCTGGCGATCCTCACCAGCCTACCGCTCAGCCCGGATGAGGGTGCACCGAACACCTTCATCGCCGAGCTTAATGCCGCCTACGACCTTGTCTGGTTGTCGCGCGATTTCGACACCATACCCGAAGCGGCGGCTTTGCTGATCCTGCACCCCGGGGCCCTGACCGAGGCGCAATACTACCTGGTCGACCAGTTCGCGCTCGAGCGGGGTCGCGTGCTCGCCTTCATCGACCCGCTGGCACACGTCGCCCTGCGACCGGGACCGGATGGCCTGCCACCGCTCAATGCGCGGCGTGCCTCCGATCTGGGACCGCTGCTGCCGCGCTGGGGCGTCAGTTATGATCGCGAAACCGTCAGCATGGACAGACAGCTCGGACTGCCGGTGGAAATTGTCGAGGCCGATGGCCGCGCCCGCCGCCGGGCCTATCCACTCTGGTTTTCGCTGGGGCCGGGTCAGATCAGTCAGACCGATCTTTCGACTGCGACACTCGACCTGGGCCTCAATTTCGGATCACCGGGCGCATTGCAGGCCGCCTCCGTTCCGAACCTGCGCGTTACACCGCTCCTGGCGACATCGCCTGAAGGCGCGCTGCTAGATGCCGACATTGCAGCCGGAGCACCGGGTCCCGATGCCCTTTTGCAAGATTACGAAGCCGCCCCCGAGCCGCCCGTTCTCGCTGTTCGCGTCACCGGATCGATAGAAACAGCCTTTCCGGATGGCCCGCCGGCCGGCGATGTCGCCTTTAACCCGGGCGACCACCGCCAAGTTTCCGCTGCGCCCGTCGACATCGTCATTGTGGCCGACGTCGACTGGCTTGATGACAGCTATTATGTTCGCAATGATCCCGGTGCCGGTACCCAGTTTGTCGCTGATAACATGACCCTAGCGCTCAACCTGACCGACATGGCGGCGGGCGATCCGGCACTGGTCAATCTGCGGTCGCGCACACCGTCTGTCCGGCCGATGACCCGTGTCGAAGATCTGCGCGCCGATGCGGAAGCGCGATACATCGAAACACAGGACCAGCTCGAGAGTGAAATTGCCGAGGCCGAGGCCCGGCTGGATGTTCTGCTTGGCAGTGGGCAGGCCTCCGCCTTGCTGTCCGACTCACGTCAGAGCGACCGGGAGGAAGCGATCCGCCTGCGCGAACAGATATCCCGGACCCGAGAGCAATTGCGGAGCATCGAGCGGGACTTCCGGCGGGATATTGATGCGCTGAACGCAGACCTCCAATTCTGGACAATTGGCGTTCCGCCAGCCTTGGTGATCCTGTTCGGGGTTGCGGGCCTGTTTGTCCGACGCCGGCGGAGGCGCGCATGA
- a CDS encoding DUF4340 domain-containing protein — protein sequence MSQVANARRRAQLVAVATAAAVLSAAAVVTAILDARAVWRPEVSGPVLPDWSRAVASAQEIEIVGESRATLVRADGVWQMPSRDGYPVRPESLAALDAYLTSLVFEGARTANPDRLGRLGLAAPGDAQGGTLIAVRDQAGDTLAEIILGDARDTLVYVRQPDRSRAYAARSGARAATAVDLLPADAWLDLDFLALGASDIARVDIQPETGPAYRLVRAATTSRNFSLRQPAGWQPITAAAGNGPATTLGRLRFRDVRAADRLGGSFVAHHTADTFAGLRVRIDVKALGETRWALITASALTDDAEGQAVALNARTEGWAYLMSDLTIDRLIRPLERIADPGTEAVDAP from the coding sequence ATGAGCCAGGTCGCGAACGCCCGTCGGCGGGCTCAGCTAGTCGCTGTTGCCACGGCTGCGGCCGTGCTGTCGGCGGCGGCTGTGGTGACAGCCATTCTGGACGCGCGAGCCGTCTGGCGGCCAGAGGTCAGCGGCCCGGTCCTGCCCGACTGGTCCCGGGCGGTCGCATCGGCGCAGGAGATCGAGATAGTGGGTGAATCACGCGCCACCTTGGTCCGGGCCGACGGCGTCTGGCAGATGCCCAGTCGGGACGGCTATCCGGTGCGCCCGGAAAGCCTTGCCGCATTGGACGCCTATCTGACTTCGCTGGTTTTCGAAGGGGCTCGTACTGCCAATCCGGATCGACTTGGCCGACTTGGCCTGGCCGCACCGGGCGACGCGCAAGGCGGCACCCTGATCGCGGTGCGTGACCAGGCAGGCGACACCCTTGCCGAAATTATCCTGGGCGACGCGCGCGACACGCTTGTCTATGTCCGGCAGCCGGACCGGTCACGAGCCTATGCCGCCCGGTCCGGAGCCAGGGCCGCCACCGCGGTCGACCTGCTACCGGCGGATGCCTGGCTTGATCTTGATTTCCTAGCGCTTGGCGCCAGCGATATCGCTCGTGTGGACATCCAGCCAGAAACCGGCCCGGCCTATCGATTGGTGCGGGCCGCCACGACATCGCGCAATTTCTCGCTGCGCCAGCCTGCCGGCTGGCAGCCGATCACGGCAGCTGCCGGCAATGGCCCCGCAACAACGCTTGGCCGGTTGCGGTTCCGCGATGTCCGCGCGGCTGACCGGCTGGGGGGCTCATTCGTGGCCCATCACACTGCCGACACGTTTGCGGGGCTCCGTGTTCGTATTGACGTCAAGGCACTTGGTGAAACGCGCTGGGCTTTGATTACGGCTTCGGCCCTGACGGATGATGCCGAGGGCCAGGCCGTCGCGCTCAATGCCAGGACAGAAGGCTGGGCCTATTTGATGTCTGACCTGACAATCGACCGCTTGATCCGTCCGCTTGAGCGGATAGCGGACCCCGGAACCGAGGCTGTCGATGCGCCTTAA
- a CDS encoding ABC transporter permease — protein sequence MHSLEAVYRREVSAYFQTPLAYVFLAVFACSAPAFAFHVGRFFDTNRADLAPMFDYLPWLFVVLMPALAMRAWAEERDRGTLEFLMALPIPLWASTGGKFLAAWSMAALALALTFPMWLAVNYLGAPDNAAIATGYLGAWLMAGGYLAVGQALSATTSNQVVAFVLGTGAAFILTMAGHPLVLAALGENAPASVSEFVAGLSAFEHFDAFRNGVIGVPDLVYFLGLIVLALTIAGVLVAERRGGGR from the coding sequence ATCCATTCCCTCGAAGCTGTCTACCGGCGTGAAGTCAGCGCCTATTTCCAGACGCCATTGGCCTATGTCTTCCTGGCGGTCTTCGCCTGCTCCGCGCCGGCATTTGCCTTCCATGTCGGGCGCTTCTTCGACACTAACCGGGCCGATCTGGCGCCGATGTTCGACTACCTGCCATGGCTGTTTGTTGTCTTGATGCCGGCCCTGGCCATGCGTGCCTGGGCCGAGGAGCGTGATCGCGGCACGCTGGAATTCCTGATGGCATTGCCGATACCGCTGTGGGCTTCCACGGGCGGCAAATTCCTGGCCGCCTGGTCGATGGCCGCGCTGGCTCTGGCGCTGACTTTCCCGATGTGGCTCGCTGTGAACTATCTCGGCGCACCCGACAACGCCGCCATCGCCACGGGATATCTGGGGGCCTGGCTGATGGCGGGTGGATATCTGGCGGTCGGACAGGCCCTGTCTGCGACCACGTCCAACCAGGTGGTCGCCTTCGTGCTCGGCACCGGCGCGGCGTTCATTCTGACCATGGCCGGTCATCCACTCGTGCTGGCGGCACTTGGCGAAAATGCGCCCGCCAGCGTGTCGGAATTCGTTGCCGGATTGAGTGCGTTTGAGCATTTTGACGCTTTCCGGAACGGCGTGATCGGTGTTCCGGACCTCGTCTACTTTCTGGGCCTTATCGTACTGGCCCTGACGATTGCCGGTGTGCTGGTGGCCGAGCGGCGCGGAGGCGGACGATGA